Proteins co-encoded in one Marinobacter qingdaonensis genomic window:
- a CDS encoding DUF58 domain-containing protein, whose product MATIDALTHIGLPDLIRLQADARALKLPSARQVRTRQAGLQRSPQRGRGMAFAEVRQYQPGDDIRSIDWRVTARRQAPHTKLYEEERERPVLLLCDLGQTLFFASAGAYKQVRAAQVAGLLAWLALWAGDQVGGIVFNDRELSVLRPARRKKSVLRLLDTLADQQRQPGQNTDQATAASPVHGLDQALAEARRVAHTGSRIFVISDFFGISEDTGTLLGALARHNSVSALRIVDPLELTLPDHGRFAVAGPEGPVWFDAGNTRFQAAWREKVDAHEARLEHCFRTSGVASARLFTGDDPAVALKPLLGPGGRIG is encoded by the coding sequence ATGGCCACGATCGACGCGCTCACCCACATCGGTCTGCCCGACCTGATCCGCCTGCAGGCGGATGCCAGGGCCCTGAAACTGCCCTCGGCTCGCCAGGTTCGTACCCGCCAGGCCGGACTCCAACGCTCACCCCAGCGGGGCCGCGGCATGGCCTTTGCCGAGGTGCGCCAATACCAGCCCGGCGACGACATCCGCAGCATCGACTGGCGCGTCACCGCCCGGCGCCAGGCACCGCACACCAAACTGTACGAGGAAGAACGGGAGCGCCCGGTGCTACTGCTGTGCGACCTCGGCCAGACCCTGTTCTTCGCCAGCGCCGGCGCCTACAAGCAGGTCCGCGCCGCCCAGGTGGCGGGGCTGCTGGCCTGGCTTGCGCTCTGGGCCGGCGACCAGGTCGGCGGCATCGTGTTCAACGATCGGGAGCTGAGCGTGCTGCGTCCGGCCCGCCGCAAGAAATCCGTGCTGCGTCTGCTAGACACCCTGGCCGACCAGCAGCGCCAGCCCGGCCAGAACACCGATCAGGCCACGGCCGCAAGTCCGGTCCACGGGCTGGACCAGGCCCTGGCGGAAGCGCGCCGGGTGGCGCACACCGGCAGCCGGATTTTCGTGATCAGCGATTTTTTCGGCATCTCCGAGGACACCGGCACCCTGCTCGGGGCCCTGGCCCGGCACAACTCCGTGAGTGCCCTGCGCATTGTCGATCCGCTGGAACTGACCTTGCCCGACCATGGCCGGTTCGCGGTGGCCGGGCCTGAAGGGCCGGTCTGGTTCGATGCCGGCAACACCCGTTTCCAGGCCGCCTGGCGCGAAAAAGTCGACGCCCACGAGGCACGCCTAGAGCATTGCTTCCGCACCTCAGGCGTAGCCTCGGCCCGACTGTTCACCGGCGACGACCCGGCGGTCGCGCTGAAACCACTGCTGGGCCCGGGAGGGCGGATCGGATGA
- a CDS encoding VWA domain-containing protein codes for MLTLAYPWLLLLVLAPLLLQWRRPVGHTVDAPVLPVGHWLSDLPGVSRRGNATPLWRKLLLLLAWLLLVLALARPQHVGEQIQLPVSGRDLMLVVDISPSMDEQDMVIQGRSINRLQAVKVVLDDFITRRQGDRLGLILFGTEPYVQVPLTFDLATVRTLMRESGLGMAGRATAIGDAVGLAIKRLRDRPQEQRVVVLLTDGANTAGEITPDKATEIAEAAGVRLYTIGIGAESMVQRGFLGSRRVNPSRDLDEALLTRMAEQTGGQYFRARSLPELELIYETINQLEAIELEGKFYRPVTELFAWPAGLAALLWLAQLLVRELVPRLRPAPSEGDAHG; via the coding sequence ATGCTGACCCTGGCCTACCCCTGGCTCTTGCTGCTTGTTCTGGCCCCGCTGCTGCTGCAGTGGCGCCGGCCGGTGGGTCACACCGTGGACGCCCCGGTGCTGCCCGTGGGCCACTGGCTGTCGGATCTGCCCGGCGTCAGCCGTCGGGGTAATGCCACGCCACTCTGGCGCAAACTGCTGTTGCTGCTGGCCTGGTTACTGCTGGTGTTGGCCCTGGCCCGGCCCCAGCACGTAGGCGAGCAGATCCAGTTGCCGGTCTCGGGCCGGGACCTGATGCTGGTGGTGGACATTTCCCCGAGCATGGACGAGCAGGACATGGTCATTCAGGGCCGCAGCATCAACCGGCTGCAGGCGGTGAAAGTGGTGCTCGATGATTTCATCACCCGGCGCCAGGGCGATCGGCTTGGCCTGATCCTGTTCGGTACCGAACCCTACGTGCAGGTGCCACTGACCTTCGATCTGGCCACGGTGCGCACCCTGATGCGCGAGTCCGGGCTGGGCATGGCCGGTCGCGCCACCGCCATCGGCGACGCCGTCGGCCTGGCCATCAAGCGCCTGCGGGACCGGCCCCAGGAACAGCGGGTGGTGGTGCTGCTGACCGACGGCGCCAACACCGCCGGCGAGATTACCCCGGACAAGGCCACGGAAATCGCTGAGGCCGCCGGGGTGCGCCTGTACACCATCGGCATCGGTGCCGAATCCATGGTGCAGCGCGGTTTCCTGGGCTCGCGCCGGGTGAACCCGTCCCGGGACCTGGACGAGGCCCTGCTGACCCGCATGGCCGAGCAGACCGGCGGTCAGTACTTCCGGGCCCGCAGCCTGCCGGAACTGGAACTGATCTACGAGACCATCAACCAGCTGGAGGCCATCGAGCTGGAGGGCAAGTTCTATCGCCCGGTGACCGAACTCTTTGCCTGGCCCGCGGGTCTGGCGGCCCTGCTCTGGCTGGCGCAATTGTTGGTGCGAGAACTGGTGCCGCGGCTCCGCCCGGCCCCGAGCGAAGGGGACGCCCATGGCTGA
- a CDS encoding AAA family ATPase → MSLQHTFGELRSQLAKRIIGQEKLVDRLLIALLADGHLLVEGAPGLAKTTAIKALADHLDGDFHRIQFTPDLLPSDVTGSEIYRAETGQFEFQRGPIFHNLVLADEINRAPAKVQSALLEAMGERQVSVGLRTFPLDRLFMVMATQNPIEQEGTYPLPEAQLDRFLMHVVIHYPSASAEKAILHLARNDYRQGLPAADVKLTADQVFQARNEVADIYMAEPVEQYLLALVLASRDAASLDPELARWTAFGASPRGTIALDRCARALAWLDGRDYVTPDDVRAMAFDVLRHRILLTFEAEAEGMTADTVIQRLIDRVPVSA, encoded by the coding sequence ATGTCGCTACAGCATACGTTCGGCGAACTTCGGTCGCAGTTGGCAAAAAGGATAATCGGGCAGGAAAAACTGGTAGACCGCCTTCTCATTGCTCTGCTCGCCGATGGCCATTTGCTGGTCGAAGGGGCTCCCGGCCTGGCCAAGACTACGGCGATCAAGGCCCTCGCCGATCACCTCGACGGCGATTTTCATCGCATCCAGTTCACCCCGGATCTGCTGCCCTCGGACGTCACCGGCAGTGAGATCTACCGGGCCGAAACCGGGCAGTTCGAATTTCAGCGCGGGCCGATCTTTCACAACCTGGTGCTGGCCGACGAGATCAACCGGGCGCCGGCTAAGGTCCAGTCCGCGCTGCTGGAAGCCATGGGCGAACGCCAGGTCAGTGTCGGCCTGCGCACCTTCCCGCTCGACCGCCTGTTCATGGTGATGGCGACCCAGAACCCGATTGAGCAGGAAGGCACCTACCCATTGCCGGAAGCCCAGCTCGACCGTTTCCTGATGCACGTGGTGATTCATTACCCCTCCGCCAGCGCGGAGAAAGCCATCCTGCACCTGGCCCGCAACGACTACCGCCAGGGCCTGCCGGCCGCCGACGTCAAACTGACCGCCGACCAGGTGTTCCAGGCCAGGAACGAAGTCGCCGACATCTACATGGCCGAGCCGGTGGAGCAATACCTGCTGGCCCTGGTGCTGGCCAGCCGCGATGCCGCCAGCCTGGACCCGGAACTGGCGCGCTGGACCGCCTTCGGCGCCAGCCCACGGGGCACCATTGCCCTGGACCGCTGCGCCCGCGCCCTGGCCTGGCTCGATGGCCGTGACTACGTCACCCCGGACGACGTCCGGGCAATGGCCTTCGACGTGCTCCGACACCGGATCCTGCTGACCTTCGAAGCCGAGGCCGAGGGCATGACCGCGGACACCGTCATCCAGCGCCTGATTGACCGGGTTCCGGTCAGCGCCTGA
- a CDS encoding DUF4381 domain-containing protein, translating to MNPQDPLSQLKDIHLPTAGGFWPPAPGWWLLTLLALLLIVALVWLVHRRVKSNRWLKQARAELSELDRQARPDPAWFAQLNTLLKRAARQRYPERHPESLSGDAWIDFLLETAPGQRIASRPVVEAMVHSAWQPNLEADPKQATRFAQYWLGGPTC from the coding sequence ATGAATCCCCAGGATCCGCTCAGCCAGCTGAAAGACATCCATCTGCCCACCGCCGGGGGATTCTGGCCGCCGGCACCCGGCTGGTGGCTGCTGACCCTGTTGGCCCTGCTGCTGATTGTGGCGCTGGTCTGGCTGGTCCACCGGCGCGTCAAGAGCAACCGCTGGCTGAAGCAGGCCCGGGCCGAGTTGTCGGAACTGGACCGTCAGGCCCGTCCGGATCCGGCCTGGTTCGCCCAGTTGAACACCTTGCTGAAACGGGCGGCCCGGCAGCGCTATCCGGAGCGGCACCCGGAAAGCCTGTCCGGTGATGCCTGGATCGATTTCCTGCTGGAGACTGCACCTGGCCAGCGCATCGCCTCACGGCCGGTGGTCGAGGCCATGGTGCACAGCGCCTGGCAGCCCAACCTCGAGGCCGATCCAAAACAGGCAACCCGCTTCGCCCAGTACTGGCTGGGAGGACCGACATGCTGA
- the can gene encoding carbonate dehydratase, which translates to MGQLDHLLENNKAWAEGIKSEDPTFFERLSAQQAPEYLWIGCADSRVPANQIVDLMPGELFVHRNVANVVVHTDFNCLSVLQFAVEVLKVKHVMVVGHYSCGGVKAALLNQGDGLITNWLRHVQDVRDRHQPILDAIDSEKDRVDRLCELNVVEQVRHVCQTSIVREAWKRGQKLTVHGFVYDLADGKLRDMGLKVGNDEEPEQVLEQSIQELAQRPVRASR; encoded by the coding sequence ATGGGGCAGCTAGACCATCTTCTTGAAAACAACAAGGCCTGGGCCGAGGGCATCAAGTCCGAGGACCCGACCTTCTTCGAGCGTTTGTCCGCGCAGCAGGCGCCGGAATACCTGTGGATCGGCTGCGCCGACAGCCGGGTGCCGGCGAACCAGATCGTCGATCTAATGCCGGGCGAACTGTTCGTGCACCGGAACGTCGCCAACGTGGTGGTGCACACCGACTTCAACTGCCTGTCGGTGCTGCAGTTTGCGGTTGAGGTGCTCAAGGTTAAACACGTGATGGTGGTGGGCCATTACAGCTGTGGCGGGGTTAAGGCGGCGCTGCTGAACCAGGGGGATGGACTGATCACCAACTGGTTGCGTCACGTTCAGGATGTCCGTGACCGGCACCAGCCAATCCTCGACGCCATCGACAGCGAAAAGGACCGGGTCGACCGCCTGTGCGAGCTGAACGTGGTCGAGCAGGTGCGTCACGTGTGCCAGACCAGCATCGTGCGCGAGGCCTGGAAACGCGGCCAGAAACTGACGGTCCACGGCTTCGTCTACGACCTGGCCGACGGCAAGCTGCGCGACATGGGTCTGAAGGTCGGCAACGACGAGGAGCCCGAGCAGGTTCTGGAGCAGAGCATCCAGGAACTGGCGCAGCGTCCGGTGCGCGCAAGCCGGTAA
- a CDS encoding NAD-glutamate dehydrogenase has translation MNALTVASKDQFFEQLADAFAQKIAKTEAKKISEFAKQHYAHIPLEELVSRRFSDTYGAVLAAWNFLQKRDAEETPVSVFNPDLESDGWQSTHTVIFILHPNIPFLIDSLRIAINQREIGTHSIQHSILQVERNQDGRLNKLLSNKKASKGAQFEAFIVLEIDRHSDPEDLRELEEALQTVLHEVRIAVSDFPVVTDKVCEILDELDSTVAGISDEEKEEARAFLNWLVEDHFTFLGYDEYDFAKDKSGMAVRRVENSELGILRVNNERPDRVRLNELPQRTRHEMTRTDDIFIFAKSAQRSRVHRPAYPDYIAVKKFNSKGEVVGERRFLGLYTSRVYNERPDEIPLLRRKFQNVIKRSGFMRDDYAGKELDQILTVYPRDELFQIESTELLKIAKAILYVQERRRIELFMREDVYGQFVTCLAFFPRDIYNTELRQKVEQVLLERLEAQDIEFVTHFSESVLARVQFTIRVPQVENRQLPIAEIREQVIELAQSWRDGLYEALSEAYGEEQGNELSRLWSGGFPASYTDMFSPRRAAIDLEHISASAKFKDLAMSFYRALEEDESKLHFKLFFPDQPVPLSDVMPIFDNLGFRVLGEHPFEVTDRNGNTVWIHDFTLKAHSGRVVDLHRIRPIFEDLFRKVWYGEAENDAFNRLLLSSYMSWREIALLRTYARYMRQIRFSNSQTFISNTLVNHVDLARTLLEYFEVRFNPDRYQSAGKSKAAQQKLEIEFNAGLDAVENLSEDRVLRLYQELMQATLRTNFYQHDAQGSNKSYISVKFDPSRIPDVPLPLPMFEIFVYSPRVEGVHLRGGKVARGGLRWSDRFEDYRTEILGLVKAQQVKNAVIVPVGAKGGFVAKRLPDPSDREAFQAEGIEAYKTFIRGLLDITDNLVDAGIQPPERVVRHDEDDHYLVVAADKGTATFSDIANGLSADYGFWMGDAFASGGSNGYDHKKMGITARGAWVSVERHFREMGINPALDEFTAIGIGDMGGDVFGNGMLCSEKTKLVAAFNHIHIFVDPTPDPEKSFKERQRLFQMPRSAWTDYDTKLISKGGGVFSRNAKSIPVSAEMKKLLGIKSDRVPPNMLISHILRAQVDLLWVGGIGTYVKAANESHSDVGDKANDGLRINGNELRCKVVGEGGNLGLTQLGRIEYALRGGRLNTDFIDNSGGVDCSDHEVNMKILLNQAVAMGDLTGKQRNLMLEQMTDDVAGLVLKNNYRQTQAISIASEDAAIRLEEYRRLINTFENEGKLNRALEFLPDDETLTERKLDKKGLTRPELSVLISYVKGDLKQTLIDSTLPDEPMLAGEMYKVFPRTMTQKFTRELSEHQLRREIIATQIANDMVNHMGITFVERLNQSTGADPASIALAWIIARDVFRIDNWWDKIEHQDFNVPAQLQMELMQDLMRLMRRSVRWLLRNRRAELSIQNHIERFADSVWAITANLPEYLGEHALQAWEKRHQALTEAGLPQELASVLSGTDYLYSSLGIIEAQEATGMPLKTVANLYYDIGDKLDLNWFARAIAGLTPASHWQALARESFREDLEWQQRALTTGVLRQISKPEDVDACVEAWLERHAGMIHRWKTMLTELKGVREPEYAMFSVALRELLDLAQSTMHSGHVEAEAATN, from the coding sequence ATGAATGCGCTGACAGTGGCCAGCAAGGATCAGTTTTTTGAACAACTGGCTGATGCGTTCGCCCAGAAAATTGCCAAGACAGAAGCGAAAAAGATCAGCGAATTTGCCAAGCAGCATTATGCCCACATTCCGCTCGAAGAGCTGGTGAGTCGACGTTTTTCCGATACCTATGGTGCGGTCCTGGCGGCCTGGAACTTCCTGCAGAAGCGTGACGCCGAGGAAACCCCGGTATCGGTGTTCAACCCGGATCTCGAGAGTGACGGCTGGCAATCGACCCACACCGTCATCTTCATCCTGCACCCGAACATCCCGTTTCTGATCGACTCCCTGCGCATCGCCATCAATCAGCGCGAGATCGGCACCCATTCCATCCAGCACTCCATCCTGCAGGTGGAGCGCAACCAGGACGGCCGGCTGAACAAGCTGCTGTCGAACAAGAAGGCCAGCAAAGGCGCTCAGTTCGAAGCCTTCATCGTGCTGGAGATCGACCGGCACAGCGACCCCGAGGACCTGCGCGAGCTGGAGGAAGCCCTGCAGACGGTGCTGCACGAGGTGCGAATCGCGGTGTCCGACTTCCCGGTGGTCACCGACAAGGTCTGTGAGATCCTGGACGAGCTGGATTCCACCGTCGCCGGCATCAGCGACGAGGAAAAAGAAGAGGCCAGGGCATTCCTGAACTGGCTGGTGGAGGATCACTTCACCTTCCTCGGGTACGACGAGTACGACTTCGCCAAGGACAAGAGCGGCATGGCAGTGCGCCGGGTCGAGAATTCCGAGCTGGGCATACTCCGGGTCAACAACGAGCGCCCGGACCGGGTGCGCCTGAACGAGTTGCCCCAGCGCACCCGGCATGAAATGACCCGCACCGACGACATTTTCATCTTTGCCAAATCGGCCCAGCGCTCCCGGGTGCACCGGCCGGCCTACCCGGACTATATCGCGGTCAAGAAGTTCAACAGCAAGGGCGAAGTGGTGGGTGAGCGCCGTTTCCTCGGCCTGTACACCTCTCGGGTCTATAACGAACGGCCGGATGAAATTCCGCTGCTGCGCCGGAAATTCCAGAACGTGATCAAGCGCTCCGGCTTCATGCGCGACGATTACGCTGGCAAGGAGCTGGATCAGATTCTCACGGTCTATCCCCGGGACGAGCTGTTCCAGATCGAAAGCACCGAGTTGCTGAAAATCGCCAAGGCCATTCTCTATGTCCAGGAGCGCCGGCGCATTGAGCTGTTCATGCGCGAGGACGTGTACGGCCAGTTCGTCACCTGCCTGGCCTTTTTCCCACGGGACATCTACAACACCGAACTGCGCCAGAAAGTGGAGCAGGTGTTGCTGGAACGGCTCGAGGCCCAGGACATCGAATTCGTCACCCACTTCTCCGAATCGGTGCTGGCCCGGGTCCAGTTCACCATCCGGGTGCCCCAGGTCGAGAACCGGCAACTGCCCATCGCCGAGATTCGCGAGCAGGTCATTGAGCTCGCCCAGTCCTGGCGCGACGGTCTGTACGAGGCCCTGAGCGAGGCCTACGGCGAGGAGCAGGGCAACGAGCTGTCCCGGCTCTGGTCCGGCGGCTTCCCGGCCAGCTACACCGACATGTTCTCGCCCCGGCGCGCCGCCATCGACCTGGAGCACATCTCCGCCTCGGCCAAGTTCAAGGACCTGGCCATGAGTTTCTACCGGGCGCTGGAGGAGGATGAGAGCAAGCTGCACTTCAAGCTGTTCTTCCCCGACCAGCCGGTGCCGCTCTCGGACGTGATGCCGATCTTTGACAACCTGGGCTTCCGGGTCCTGGGTGAGCATCCGTTCGAGGTGACCGACCGGAACGGAAACACGGTCTGGATCCACGACTTCACGCTCAAGGCCCATTCCGGCCGGGTGGTCGATCTGCACCGCATCCGGCCGATCTTCGAGGACCTGTTCCGCAAGGTCTGGTACGGCGAGGCCGAGAACGACGCCTTCAACCGGCTGCTGCTGTCGTCCTACATGAGCTGGCGCGAGATCGCGCTGCTGCGCACCTACGCCCGCTACATGCGCCAGATCCGGTTCTCCAACAGTCAGACCTTCATCTCCAACACCCTGGTCAACCACGTGGACCTGGCTCGCACCTTGCTCGAGTACTTCGAGGTGCGCTTCAACCCGGACCGCTACCAGAGCGCCGGCAAGAGCAAGGCGGCGCAGCAAAAGCTGGAGATCGAATTCAACGCCGGTCTCGACGCGGTGGAGAACCTCAGTGAGGACCGGGTGCTGCGGCTGTACCAGGAGCTGATGCAGGCCACCCTGCGCACCAACTTCTACCAGCACGATGCCCAGGGCAGCAACAAGTCCTACATCAGCGTCAAGTTCGACCCCTCGCGCATTCCGGACGTGCCGCTGCCGCTGCCGATGTTCGAGATCTTTGTCTACTCGCCGCGGGTGGAAGGGGTGCACCTGCGCGGTGGCAAGGTTGCCCGGGGCGGGTTGCGCTGGTCCGACCGCTTCGAGGACTACCGCACCGAGATCCTGGGTCTGGTGAAGGCGCAGCAGGTCAAGAATGCGGTCATCGTGCCGGTTGGCGCCAAGGGCGGGTTCGTGGCCAAGCGCCTGCCGGATCCGTCCGATCGGGAGGCCTTCCAGGCCGAGGGCATTGAAGCCTACAAGACCTTTATCCGCGGCCTGCTCGACATCACCGACAACCTGGTCGATGCTGGCATCCAGCCGCCGGAGCGGGTGGTGCGACACGACGAGGACGATCATTACCTGGTGGTGGCGGCGGACAAGGGCACCGCTACCTTCTCCGACATCGCCAACGGCCTGTCCGCCGATTACGGCTTCTGGATGGGCGACGCCTTCGCCTCCGGGGGCAGCAACGGCTACGACCACAAAAAGATGGGCATCACTGCCCGGGGCGCCTGGGTGTCGGTGGAGCGGCACTTCCGGGAAATGGGCATCAACCCGGCGCTGGATGAGTTCACCGCCATCGGCATCGGCGACATGGGCGGTGACGTGTTCGGCAACGGCATGCTCTGCTCCGAGAAGACCAAGCTGGTGGCCGCCTTCAACCACATCCACATCTTCGTGGACCCGACGCCGGATCCGGAGAAGAGCTTCAAGGAGCGGCAGCGCCTGTTCCAGATGCCCCGTTCGGCCTGGACCGACTACGACACCAAGCTGATCTCCAAGGGCGGTGGCGTCTTCAGCCGGAATGCCAAGTCCATCCCGGTGAGCGCGGAGATGAAGAAACTGCTGGGCATCAAGTCCGATCGGGTGCCGCCGAACATGCTGATCTCCCACATCCTGCGGGCCCAGGTCGACCTGCTCTGGGTGGGTGGCATTGGCACCTACGTCAAGGCCGCCAATGAGTCCCACAGCGACGTTGGCGACAAGGCCAACGACGGTCTGCGCATCAATGGCAACGAGTTGCGCTGCAAGGTAGTCGGTGAGGGCGGCAACCTGGGGCTGACCCAGTTGGGCCGTATCGAGTACGCGCTCAGGGGCGGTCGCCTGAACACCGACTTCATCGACAACTCCGGCGGCGTCGACTGCTCGGACCACGAAGTCAACATGAAGATCCTGCTCAACCAGGCGGTGGCCATGGGCGACCTCACCGGCAAGCAGCGCAACTTGATGCTGGAGCAGATGACCGACGACGTTGCCGGCCTGGTGCTGAAGAACAACTACCGGCAGACCCAGGCCATCAGCATCGCCAGCGAGGACGCGGCGATCCGGCTGGAGGAATACCGCCGGTTGATCAACACCTTCGAAAACGAAGGCAAGCTCAATCGGGCGCTGGAATTCCTGCCGGACGACGAGACCCTGACCGAGCGCAAACTGGACAAGAAAGGCCTGACCCGGCCGGAGCTGTCGGTCCTGATTTCCTATGTGAAGGGCGATCTGAAGCAGACCCTGATCGACAGCACGCTTCCGGACGAGCCGATGCTGGCTGGTGAGATGTACAAGGTGTTCCCGCGCACCATGACCCAGAAATTCACCCGGGAGCTGAGCGAGCACCAACTGCGGCGCGAGATCATCGCCACCCAGATTGCCAATGACATGGTCAATCACATGGGCATCACCTTCGTCGAGCGGCTGAACCAGTCCACCGGTGCCGACCCGGCGTCCATTGCCCTGGCCTGGATCATTGCCCGGGACGTGTTCCGCATCGACAACTGGTGGGACAAGATCGAGCACCAGGACTTCAATGTGCCGGCGCAGCTGCAGATGGAGCTGATGCAGGACCTGATGCGACTGATGCGTCGGTCGGTGCGCTGGTTGCTGCGCAACCGTCGGGCCGAGTTGAGCATCCAGAACCACATCGAGCGCTTTGCCGACAGCGTCTGGGCGATCACCGCCAACCTGCCGGAATACCTGGGTGAGCACGCCCTGCAGGCCTGGGAGAAGCGGCATCAGGCGCTGACCGAAGCGGGATTGCCGCAGGAGCTGGCGTCGGTGCTGTCCGGCACCGATTACCTGTACTCGTCCCTGGGCATCATCGAGGCCCAGGAAGCCACCGGCATGCCGCTCAAGACCGTCGCCAACCTCTATTACGACATTGGCGACAAGCTTGACCTGAACTGGTTTGCCCGCGCCATTGCCGGGCTGACCCCGGCGTCCCACTGGCAGGCCCTGGCCCGCGAGAGCTTCCGGGAAGACCTGGAGTGGCAGCAGCGGGCCTTGACCACAGGCGTGCTTAGACAGATCAGCAAACCGGAAGATGTGGATGCCTGCGTGGAGGCGTGGCTGGAGCGCCATGCGGGCATGATCCACCGCTGGAAAACCATGTTGACTGAGCTGAAAGGCGTGCGGGAGCCGGAATACGCCATGTTTTCGGTGGCCCTGAGGGAGCTGCTGGATCTGGCCCAGAGCACCATGCATTCCGGGCACGTGGAGGCCGAGGCTGCGACTAACTGA
- a CDS encoding VWA domain-containing protein, with the protein MAEFHFLRPFWLLLLLSLPLIYVGLRHLRLGDSGWARIIPARLLSPLVRHDGATTQRQRSPVLPVTLAITALTIALAGPAWREAPTPLKQPGDSLVIVLDLSLSMLAADVQPDRLTLAKRKIRDILDARQGSLNGLIVYAADAHVVAPLTDDNKTIEGMLDVLEPVIMPAPGNRADLAVARARNLLTQGAPGQGRILLISDEVPERYHASIRDSLASTGLALSTLVVGTEQGGPIPLAKRGFIRENDEIVITRAEPQALARLARDNGGESRRLTLDDTDIRALGLEPVDSDQWQDNEDGATVNRWQDDGYWLLWLALPLLLLGWRRGGFAVLALSTLPLVPQPAQALDWGALWQREDQRAPELIAEDPAAAARRLEDPEWRGAAQYRAGQFEQAAKAFAEVPGARADYNRANALARAGELEQALSAYDEALDQDPTLEDARHNQKLVEQLLQQQQQQNQQQDAQSEDSGDNQNENSGQSSDRQNGDQQSQNSQQPGEPSDPSSDAADSRNNPDQNPDSEPADSKEQQAQPQSGSAEDQQTRGQAEAPAQISEQPLSQGQEQWLRRVPDNPGGLLKRKFLQQYQERQTPSDEGDTPW; encoded by the coding sequence ATGGCTGAATTTCATTTCCTGCGTCCATTCTGGCTGTTGCTGCTGCTCAGCCTGCCGCTGATCTATGTCGGGCTCCGGCACCTGCGCCTGGGCGACAGCGGTTGGGCCCGGATCATCCCGGCCCGGTTGCTTTCGCCCCTGGTGCGCCATGACGGCGCCACCACCCAGCGCCAGCGCTCACCCGTACTACCGGTGACCCTGGCCATTACCGCCCTGACCATCGCCCTGGCCGGCCCGGCGTGGCGGGAAGCGCCCACGCCCCTGAAACAGCCCGGGGACAGCCTGGTGATCGTGCTCGACCTGTCCCTGTCGATGCTGGCCGCGGATGTCCAGCCGGACCGGCTGACCCTGGCCAAGCGGAAAATCCGCGACATCCTCGACGCCCGCCAGGGCAGCCTGAACGGCCTGATCGTGTACGCCGCCGATGCCCATGTGGTGGCGCCCCTGACCGACGACAACAAGACCATCGAGGGCATGCTCGACGTGCTCGAGCCGGTGATCATGCCGGCGCCCGGCAACCGCGCCGACCTGGCGGTTGCCCGGGCCCGCAATCTGCTGACCCAGGGTGCACCCGGCCAGGGCCGGATCCTGCTGATTTCCGACGAGGTACCCGAGCGCTACCACGCCAGCATCCGTGACAGTCTCGCCAGCACCGGTCTGGCGCTCAGCACCCTGGTGGTCGGCACCGAACAGGGCGGCCCCATTCCCTTGGCCAAACGGGGCTTTATCCGCGAGAACGATGAGATCGTGATCACCCGGGCCGAACCCCAGGCCCTGGCCCGCCTGGCCCGGGACAACGGCGGCGAGAGCCGACGCCTGACCCTGGACGACACCGACATTCGCGCCCTCGGCCTGGAGCCGGTCGACTCGGATCAGTGGCAGGACAACGAGGATGGCGCCACCGTCAACCGCTGGCAGGACGACGGCTACTGGCTGCTCTGGCTGGCACTGCCGCTGCTGCTCCTGGGCTGGCGCCGGGGTGGTTTTGCCGTGCTGGCGCTCAGCACCCTGCCGCTGGTACCCCAGCCGGCCCAGGCTCTGGACTGGGGCGCGCTCTGGCAACGGGAAGACCAGCGGGCTCCGGAGCTGATTGCCGAGGACCCGGCTGCCGCGGCCCGCCGCCTGGAAGATCCGGAATGGCGAGGTGCGGCCCAGTACCGCGCCGGTCAGTTCGAGCAGGCCGCCAAGGCCTTTGCCGAGGTACCCGGCGCCCGGGCCGACTACAACCGGGCCAATGCCCTGGCGCGCGCCGGCGAGCTGGAACAGGCCCTGAGCGCCTACGATGAGGCGCTGGACCAGGACCCCACCCTGGAAGATGCCCGGCACAACCAGAAGCTGGTCGAGCAGCTGCTGCAGCAACAGCAGCAGCAAAACCAGCAACAGGATGCTCAGTCCGAAGACTCCGGCGACAACCAGAACGAGAACTCCGGCCAGTCCAGCGACCGTCAAAACGGGGATCAGCAATCCCAGAACTCGCAGCAGCCCGGCGAGCCCTCGGATCCGTCCTCAGACGCTGCCGATTCCCGTAACAATCCAGACCAGAACCCGGACTCGGAGCCGGCCGACAGTAAAGAGCAGCAGGCCCAACCCCAGTCCGGCTCAGCCGAGGACCAGCAAACCCGCGGTCAGGCCGAGGCACCGGCCCAGATCTCCGAACAGCCATTGTCCCAGGGCCAGGAACAGTGGCTGCGCCGGGTTCCCGATAACCCCGGCGGCCTGTTGAAGCGCAAGTTCCTGCAACAGTACCAGGAGCGTCAGACACCATCCGATGAGGGCGATACACCATGGTAA